The Shewanella sp. NFH-SH190041 genome has a window encoding:
- the msbA gene encoding lipid A export permease/ATP-binding protein MsbA, producing MTPAEKNEVWTVFKRLMGYLKPMKGMFVLSVLGLITYGLVDAAFIAFIKPFIDEGFAGASQHASQIQSIGGISLPENKGFSANNDVLAIAPLVVIGLFTLRGLANFVSTYGISYMSAQLIMHMRQQVFEHYLTMPVSYVDNENSGTLISRVTYDTEQIARASGSALISIVRDSITVLGMLVLMFWYSWKLSLCILVIAPLMGLVMTLVSRRFRKVSRQLQSAMGGVTTTTEQMVKGHKNVLAFGGQKTESERFAKINNHNRQQNMKLAVAQAISQPTIMIIGSFALAFVLYAASLDSMKAELTAGTFATILGAMMAMLQPIKSLTRVNAEFQRGIAASTTIFELLDTEPEPDPGKHTVERAKGHLTFDDVTFRYPGQERLALEHISFDVPAGKTLALVGRSGSGKSTIASLITRFYIGLEQGSIALDGTNIYDYELKNLRSQVALVSQQVTLFNDTIANNIAYAYPGEVTREQIVEAAKLAHAMEFIEQLPEGLDTEIGENGVLLSGGQRQRIAIARAMLRDAPVLILDEATSALDTESEKAIQKGLDNLRHNRTSVVIAHRLSTIESADQILVVDQGRIVESGTHSSLIEHGGMYAKLYQMQFGS from the coding sequence ATGACCCCAGCTGAGAAAAATGAAGTCTGGACAGTATTTAAACGCCTGATGGGATATTTAAAACCCATGAAAGGCATGTTTGTACTGTCTGTACTCGGTCTGATTACCTATGGTTTGGTGGATGCCGCTTTTATCGCGTTTATTAAGCCGTTTATTGATGAAGGCTTTGCCGGCGCCAGTCAACATGCCAGCCAGATACAGTCAATCGGGGGCATTTCGCTGCCGGAAAATAAAGGTTTTTCTGCCAACAATGACGTGCTGGCCATCGCACCGCTGGTGGTCATTGGTCTGTTTACTCTGCGCGGATTAGCTAACTTTGTGTCGACTTACGGCATCTCTTATATGAGTGCTCAACTAATTATGCACATGCGTCAGCAGGTGTTTGAGCATTATCTGACGATGCCGGTTAGCTATGTCGATAATGAAAACTCCGGTACGTTAATTTCCCGCGTTACTTATGATACTGAGCAGATCGCCCGGGCTTCAGGTAGTGCCCTGATTTCCATTGTCCGAGACAGTATCACTGTTCTTGGCATGTTAGTGTTGATGTTCTGGTATTCTTGGAAATTATCACTGTGCATTTTGGTGATAGCGCCGTTGATGGGGTTGGTGATGACCCTGGTGAGTCGTCGATTCCGTAAGGTATCCCGTCAGTTGCAATCTGCCATGGGTGGTGTAACGACTACAACGGAACAGATGGTTAAAGGGCATAAAAATGTACTGGCATTTGGTGGCCAAAAAACAGAATCTGAGCGATTTGCCAAAATTAATAACCATAATCGTCAGCAGAATATGAAACTGGCGGTGGCTCAAGCCATCAGCCAACCGACGATCATGATTATTGGCTCATTTGCATTGGCATTTGTGTTGTACGCCGCCAGTTTAGACAGTATGAAGGCTGAGCTGACAGCGGGTACGTTTGCAACCATCTTGGGTGCCATGATGGCTATGTTGCAACCCATTAAAAGTCTGACCCGAGTGAATGCGGAATTTCAACGTGGTATTGCGGCCAGTACGACTATTTTTGAGCTGTTAGATACCGAGCCTGAACCGGATCCGGGTAAACATACTGTTGAGCGAGCCAAAGGGCATTTAACCTTTGATGATGTCACCTTCCGCTATCCGGGGCAGGAGCGTTTGGCGCTGGAGCACATCAGTTTTGATGTACCTGCGGGTAAGACGTTGGCCTTGGTGGGGCGCTCAGGCTCTGGTAAGTCAACCATAGCCAGTTTGATCACCCGTTTTTATATTGGGTTGGAACAGGGCAGTATTGCGTTGGATGGCACCAATATTTATGACTACGAACTGAAAAATTTGCGTAGTCAGGTCGCCTTGGTCTCCCAACAGGTGACTCTGTTTAATGACACCATTGCCAATAATATTGCTTATGCCTATCCCGGCGAAGTCACCCGAGAGCAAATCGTGGAAGCGGCTAAGCTTGCCCATGCCATGGAGTTTATTGAGCAATTACCTGAAGGGCTGGATACTGAAATCGGTGAAAACGGCGTGTTATTGTCTGGTGGCCAGCGGCAGCGGATTGCGATTGCACGAGCCATGCTGCGTGATGCGCCGGTACTGATTTTGGATGAAGCTACCTCTGCCTTGGATACTGAGTCTGAAAAGGCCATTCAAAAAGGGTTAGATAATCTGCGTCATAACCGAACCTCTGTGGTGATTGCTCACCGTCTGTCCACCATTGAAAGTGCGGATCAGATTCTGGTTGTGGATCAGGGCCGGATTGTGGAGTCAGGCACCCACAGTTCATTGATTGAGCATGGCGGCATGTACGCCAAACTCTACCAAATGCAGTTTGGAAGCTAA
- the lpxK gene encoding tetraacyldisaccharide 4'-kinase: MQQFVHRLWYQRNHPLRWVLLPLTLLFYVISAIRRQLFRWGIKPVYHSPVPVIVVGNLTAGGSGKTPMVLYLIGLCRANGYRPGVISRGYGVNITGSVLVSDSHTCADVGDEPAMIFARTHVPMVVGANRVDAVKTLLAHCDVDVIICDDGLQHYALGRDIELAIIDGERRLGNGLLLPAGPLREGAWRLDTVDFKICNGLEGAQAGEFAMQLAPAGLHGLTPHLADNIQQAPQPGDTVVAMAGIGNPGRFFTSLTALGFVLAQTREFADHQPYIPADLASLAAQYPLLMTEKDAVKCRHFATDNWWYLAVDAKLPAEFDQGLLQRLAKIQSEKSSRDSIANNMASANQKE; the protein is encoded by the coding sequence ATGCAGCAATTTGTTCATAGGCTTTGGTATCAGCGCAACCACCCGTTGCGCTGGGTGTTATTGCCACTGACTTTGTTATTTTATGTCATCAGTGCCATTCGTCGGCAGTTGTTTCGCTGGGGGATCAAACCGGTTTATCACAGCCCTGTGCCTGTGATTGTGGTTGGCAATTTGACGGCAGGTGGCAGTGGCAAAACGCCCATGGTGCTATACCTGATTGGTTTGTGTCGCGCCAATGGGTATCGCCCAGGGGTGATCAGTCGGGGGTATGGCGTCAATATTACCGGTAGTGTATTGGTGAGTGACAGCCATACCTGCGCCGATGTTGGCGATGAGCCCGCTATGATTTTTGCTCGAACCCATGTGCCTATGGTCGTGGGGGCAAACCGGGTTGATGCGGTTAAAACCTTACTGGCGCACTGTGATGTTGATGTGATTATCTGTGATGATGGTTTGCAACATTATGCGCTTGGTCGAGATATTGAATTGGCGATCATCGATGGTGAGCGCCGTCTGGGTAATGGCCTACTATTGCCAGCCGGCCCGTTGCGGGAAGGTGCATGGCGACTCGATACGGTTGATTTTAAAATCTGTAATGGGCTTGAAGGCGCACAAGCAGGTGAGTTTGCCATGCAATTGGCGCCTGCTGGTTTGCATGGATTGACTCCGCATCTTGCAGATAACATTCAACAGGCGCCCCAGCCGGGTGATACTGTTGTGGCAATGGCTGGAATAGGCAATCCGGGGCGTTTTTTTACTAGCCTGACTGCGCTGGGATTTGTATTAGCTCAAACGCGTGAATTTGCTGATCATCAGCCCTATATCCCCGCCGATTTGGCTTCATTAGCTGCTCAGTATCCATTGTTGATGACTGAAAAGGATGCAGTAAAGTGCCGACATTTTGCTACCGATAATTGGTGGTACCTGGCCGTGGATGCCAAGTTACCAGCAGAATTTGATCAGGGTTTGTTGCAGCGATTAGCAAAAATCCAGTCAGAGAAATCCAGTCGGGATAGTATTGCGAATAACATGGCATCGGCCAATCAGAAGGAATAA
- a CDS encoding Trm112 family protein: MAFDKKLLDIVACPVCKGKLEYQKDAHQLICKADKVAYPIEDGIPVLLANRAQDYQPDNQ, translated from the coding sequence ATGGCATTTGATAAGAAGCTGTTGGACATAGTGGCTTGCCCGGTATGCAAGGGTAAATTGGAATATCAAAAAGACGCGCATCAGCTTATTTGTAAAGCCGATAAAGTAGCGTATCCCATTGAAGATGGTATCCCGGTGCTGCTGGCAAATCGAGCACAGGATTATCAGCCAGATAATCAATAA
- a CDS encoding IS3 family transposase (programmed frameshift), which produces MKTSRYTDSQIINILKQAEAGAPVPELCREHGMSSATFYKWRAKYGGMDASLMARMKELEDENRRLKKMYAEERLKAEIIQEAMGKKVVKPNERRVLSQQSVAASAISIRMACRIFSVSETCYRYQSVLRDENADIANWLIQLTTDENDWGFGLCFDYLRNVKGKTWNHKRVYRIYCELALNLRIRPKRRLKRHAPEPLKEPVRPNQVWSVDFMHDQLADGRSYRLFNVIDDYHREGLAIEAGLSLPALRVIRTLNQLLEQRPKPSIIRCDNGPEFISGEFVNWAKQHNIRIEYIQPGKPQQNAYIERHNKTIRYSWVSKHLFDSIEEVQDYATKWLWFYNHERPHKANSGRPSLMAA; this is translated from the exons ATGAAAACATCGCGATACACGGACAGTCAGATAATCAACATCCTCAAGCAAGCTGAAGCAGGAGCGCCCGTTCCAGAACTTTGTCGTGAGCATGGCATGAGTAGTGCGACCTTTTACAAATGGCGGGCAAAATACGGTGGGATGGATGCGTCACTCATGGCGCGAATGAAAGAGCTTGAAGACGAAAACCGACGGCTCAAGAAAATGTATGCTGAAGAACGCCTCAAAGCCGAAATCATTCAGGAAGCCATGG GCAAAAAAGTGGTGAAGCCCAATGAGCGACGCGTGCTTTCTCAGCAGTCTGTGGCGGCTTCAGCTATCAGTATTCGAATGGCATGTCGCATTTTCAGCGTCAGTGAGACTTGCTACCGCTACCAATCAGTCCTGCGAGACGAAAATGCAGACATTGCCAATTGGCTTATCCAGCTAACGACAGATGAAAATGACTGGGGCTTTGGTCTGTGCTTTGATTACCTGCGCAATGTGAAGGGTAAGACATGGAACCACAAACGTGTATACCGTATTTATTGCGAGCTAGCGTTAAACCTGCGTATTCGTCCTAAACGACGGCTAAAACGCCATGCTCCAGAGCCGTTAAAAGAACCCGTGCGGCCGAATCAAGTATGGTCCGTCGATTTCATGCATGACCAGTTGGCTGATGGTCGCAGCTACCGTTTATTTAATGTGATTGATGATTATCATCGTGAAGGCTTGGCGATTGAAGCGGGACTGTCACTGCCAGCACTAAGGGTTATCCGAACTCTTAATCAACTCTTGGAACAACGCCCTAAACCTTCCATTATCCGTTGTGATAATGGGCCTGAATTCATTAGCGGTGAGTTTGTTAATTGGGCCAAGCAACATAACATTCGGATTGAATATATTCAGCCAGGTAAACCTCAGCAGAACGCCTATATCGAGCGACACAACAAAACGATTCGATACAGTTGGGTGAGCAAGCATCTATTCGATTCAATTGAGGAGGTACAAGACTATGCGACAAAGTGGCTATGGTTTTACAATCATGAACGACCACACAAAGCCAATAGTGGCAGGCCATCACTGATGGCGGCTTAA
- a CDS encoding IS481 family transposase, with the protein MNREIQQRLQWIKLYEETRDAGLVCRRCGISRPTLRKWWQRYQKDSVDGLVSQSRRPKSSPSTKVGETEEQLILSLRCSRNLGARRIQSELGRLHGLSLGIATIHKILTRNEVKPVVTYRKKPDYIRYVRPVPGDRIQMDTCKIGPNLYQYTSIDDCTRYRVLRLYSRRTAANTLDFIDCVIDEMPFPIQRIQTDRGREFFAFKVQEKLKIHGIKFRPNKPASPHLNGKVERSQKTDKAEFYATVELASDDLDNLLAEWQHYYNWERPHSAHHGKTPMERYFEMAEQTPYSEEVQELYEPAKEPLQEQNYRLELELRRLKRSL; encoded by the coding sequence ATGAACAGAGAAATACAACAGCGTTTACAGTGGATTAAGCTATACGAAGAGACCCGTGATGCGGGCTTGGTCTGTCGTCGTTGTGGCATATCCAGACCTACCTTAAGAAAATGGTGGCAGCGTTATCAGAAAGACAGTGTAGATGGTCTGGTCAGTCAAAGCAGACGTCCTAAGAGTTCACCTTCAACCAAGGTTGGTGAGACAGAAGAGCAGTTAATTTTATCTTTGCGATGCTCTCGAAACCTTGGAGCTAGGCGTATTCAAAGTGAACTTGGCCGCCTACATGGGCTCTCTCTTGGAATTGCAACTATTCATAAGATTTTGACGCGGAATGAGGTAAAGCCTGTTGTTACCTATCGTAAGAAACCAGATTACATCAGGTATGTTCGCCCAGTTCCTGGCGATAGAATACAAATGGATACCTGCAAGATAGGGCCGAATCTCTATCAATACACCTCGATTGACGATTGCACCCGCTATAGGGTTTTAAGGCTGTATAGCCGCAGAACTGCTGCTAACACACTGGATTTCATTGATTGCGTTATTGATGAAATGCCATTTCCAATTCAGCGTATTCAAACAGATCGTGGCCGCGAGTTCTTTGCCTTTAAAGTCCAAGAGAAATTGAAGATCCATGGAATCAAATTCAGACCAAATAAACCTGCTTCACCTCACCTAAATGGCAAAGTAGAGCGCTCGCAGAAAACGGATAAAGCTGAGTTTTATGCAACGGTAGAGTTAGCATCAGACGATTTAGATAACCTGCTTGCTGAGTGGCAGCATTACTACAACTGGGAGAGGCCTCATAGCGCACACCATGGGAAAACACCCATGGAGCGATACTTCGAAATGGCTGAGCAAACGCCTTATTCTGAAGAGGTTCAGGAGCTTTATGAACCAGCAAAAGAACCCCTTCAAGAACAAAACTACAGGCTTGAATTGGAGCTGAGAAGATTGAAACGATCTCTATGA
- a CDS encoding IS30 family transposase — MSYKQLIEGQRYQIEAYLREGFSYRAIGKRLKVSHSTVSREVRRNRIRDNHYLPEVAQAKTVKRRCQAAKNRVSVTTVTFVEFGLKQKWSPEQIAGVGQLIGYPVSHAWIYGFVQQDKQRGGKLYKALRRGHRKYRKGCRAKRVIIPNRIGIEHRPAVVDEKARLGDWEADTVLGKQGTGAIVSLVERKSKLYLIRKVPAKSAADVSRAMIGMLWRYRSHVHTITADNGSEFCDHQKVAQALKCVIHRHHFNIMSVYEQRNTTAFTVD, encoded by the coding sequence ATGAGTTACAAGCAGTTGATCGAAGGGCAACGATACCAGATCGAAGCCTACCTACGCGAGGGCTTCAGCTATCGAGCAATCGGCAAACGCTTAAAAGTGAGCCACAGCACGGTGAGTAGAGAGGTTCGTCGTAACCGTATTCGTGACAATCATTATTTGCCTGAAGTTGCACAGGCCAAGACAGTTAAGCGCCGCTGCCAGGCTGCCAAAAATCGAGTGTCTGTAACGACCGTCACTTTCGTTGAGTTCGGACTGAAGCAAAAGTGGAGTCCAGAACAAATCGCGGGCGTAGGTCAACTTATCGGTTACCCTGTCAGTCATGCATGGATTTATGGCTTTGTTCAGCAGGACAAGCAGCGTGGCGGAAAGCTCTATAAAGCGCTGAGACGCGGTCATCGTAAATACCGCAAAGGCTGTCGTGCGAAACGGGTTATCATTCCAAATCGCATAGGTATTGAACACCGGCCGGCAGTTGTCGACGAAAAAGCACGATTAGGTGATTGGGAAGCCGATACGGTGTTGGGAAAACAAGGCACTGGCGCTATAGTCAGTTTGGTTGAACGCAAAAGCAAACTGTATCTAATCCGTAAAGTGCCCGCCAAAAGCGCAGCCGATGTGAGCCGAGCCATGATAGGCATGCTTTGGCGGTATCGCAGTCACGTTCACACTATCACAGCGGACAATGGCAGCGAGTTCTGTGACCATCAAAAGGTTGCACAAGCACTGAAGTGTGTGATTCATAGACATCATTTCAATATAATGAGTGTCTATGAACAGAGAAATACAACAGCGTTTACAGTGGATTAA
- a CDS encoding efflux RND transporter periplasmic adaptor subunit — protein sequence MFLTGCYHRFAKRLLPVCSLTLLAACQQEQTAAPEAPYAIAVETAKVQRGDISSYYHTTATLEAPTEASVVSRTAGLINHIYVEEGMRVEKGDLLADIDARQEQLTLTAAKAEVAIIEQELERLKNITNRDFVSAEQLAKLEFRLKAAKAKRDLSALKVKESRIIAPISGTLATRHVKAGNMAQPFDPLFDIVDQSELHGIVHLPEQQLSHLTQGQYATIYTSLNPQLAVKAKVLRISPVVEPDSGTFKVTLSIPNPQQTLKAGMFANVSLRYGTRTDVITVPYSAVLSRDDRQSLFVVDNSSAARRDVKLGFRDGDQVEIVSGLSAGENLVIRGQQNLKDDALVDIINHPDQSRTAAAPRPEAQ from the coding sequence ATGTTTTTAACAGGATGTTATCACCGCTTCGCTAAACGCTTACTGCCAGTGTGTTCATTAACGTTATTAGCCGCCTGCCAGCAAGAGCAAACTGCTGCACCTGAGGCGCCCTACGCCATTGCCGTTGAAACAGCAAAAGTGCAACGGGGAGATATTTCATCCTACTACCATACAACCGCAACCTTAGAAGCCCCAACAGAAGCAAGCGTTGTCAGTCGCACCGCAGGACTGATTAATCACATCTATGTCGAAGAAGGCATGCGGGTAGAAAAAGGCGATCTACTGGCAGACATTGATGCTCGCCAAGAGCAACTGACGCTCACGGCCGCCAAAGCGGAAGTCGCTATTATCGAGCAGGAGCTTGAGCGGTTAAAAAACATCACCAACCGGGATTTTGTCAGCGCCGAACAACTGGCCAAACTGGAGTTTCGACTCAAAGCGGCCAAAGCGAAGCGGGATCTCAGTGCACTGAAAGTGAAGGAAAGCCGTATTATCGCGCCCATTAGTGGCACCTTAGCAACACGTCATGTTAAAGCCGGCAATATGGCCCAACCTTTTGATCCCTTATTTGATATTGTCGATCAAAGTGAACTACACGGCATTGTACACCTCCCAGAGCAACAATTATCACATCTGACCCAAGGGCAATATGCCACTATTTACACCAGTCTTAATCCCCAACTGGCCGTCAAAGCGAAAGTCCTGCGCATCAGCCCAGTGGTTGAGCCTGATAGCGGCACATTTAAAGTCACCTTATCCATCCCAAACCCACAACAGACACTTAAAGCAGGCATGTTTGCCAACGTCTCTTTGCGCTATGGCACACGCACAGACGTTATTACTGTCCCTTACAGTGCGGTACTGAGTCGGGATGATCGCCAGAGCCTCTTTGTGGTGGATAACAGCAGCGCGGCAAGGCGCGATGTCAAACTGGGCTTTCGCGACGGCGATCAGGTGGAAATTGTTTCAGGACTCAGCGCCGGAGAAAACCTGGTGATCCGGGGGCAGCAAAATCTCAAAGATGATGCTCTGGTTGATATTATTAATCACCCGGATCAAAGCCGCACCGCGGCAGCTCCCCGCCCTGAAGCACAATAG
- a CDS encoding citrate synthase yields the protein MADRKAKLELPENDAIELPVLQGTAGHDVIDISKLGQKGYFTFDPGFLATASCESAITYIDGDQGVLLHRGYPIDQLAESSSYLDLCYLLFYGELPNQSQYREFVQTVKNHTMVHEQLAFFFRGFRRDAHPMAMLCGVTGALSAFYQDSLDVKDPKHRRTAAFRLVSKMPTIAAMCYKYSIGQPFVYPRNELSYAGNFLQMMFAVPSEDYQLNPIIERAMDRIFVLHADHEQNASTSTVRLAGSSGANPFACIAAGIASLWGPAHGGANEACLNMLEQIGSVDRIPEFIDRAKDKDDPFRLMGFGHRVYKNFDPRAKVMRETCHEVLDELKINDPLLDVAMELERIALEDPYFIDKKLYPNVDFYSGIIMKAIGIPTSMFTVIFALARTSGWIAHWKEMLDQPDHKISRPRQLYTGKDTRDFIPLNERE from the coding sequence ATGGCTGACAGAAAAGCCAAATTGGAATTGCCTGAAAACGATGCAATTGAACTTCCTGTACTACAAGGAACTGCAGGTCATGATGTGATTGATATCAGCAAGTTAGGTCAAAAAGGGTACTTCACCTTTGACCCTGGCTTCCTGGCAACAGCATCCTGTGAGTCTGCCATCACCTACATCGACGGTGATCAAGGGGTGTTGTTACACCGGGGTTACCCGATTGATCAGCTTGCTGAGTCATCCAGCTACCTGGATTTATGCTATCTACTGTTTTATGGCGAGTTGCCGAATCAGTCCCAGTACCGGGAATTTGTGCAAACTGTTAAAAACCATACCATGGTGCACGAGCAACTGGCATTTTTCTTCCGTGGATTCCGCCGTGATGCTCATCCGATGGCCATGCTCTGTGGCGTAACCGGTGCTTTGTCTGCTTTTTATCAGGACTCGCTGGATGTAAAAGATCCCAAACATCGCCGAACTGCAGCCTTTCGCTTGGTCTCTAAAATGCCGACCATTGCTGCGATGTGTTACAAGTACTCAATTGGTCAGCCTTTCGTCTATCCCCGCAATGAACTGAGCTATGCCGGTAATTTCCTGCAAATGATGTTTGCAGTGCCTAGCGAAGACTATCAGCTCAATCCAATTATTGAGCGGGCAATGGATCGGATTTTTGTACTGCATGCAGATCACGAACAAAATGCCTCCACCTCAACTGTTCGGCTAGCAGGTTCATCTGGTGCCAACCCCTTTGCCTGCATTGCAGCAGGGATCGCTTCATTGTGGGGACCGGCCCACGGCGGCGCGAATGAAGCCTGCCTGAATATGCTGGAACAAATCGGTTCTGTTGACCGGATCCCGGAATTTATCGACCGCGCCAAAGACAAAGATGATCCATTCCGACTGATGGGCTTTGGCCACCGGGTTTACAAGAATTTTGACCCAAGAGCTAAAGTGATGCGCGAAACCTGTCATGAAGTGCTCGATGAACTGAAAATCAATGATCCTCTGCTGGATGTGGCGATGGAGCTGGAACGCATCGCACTGGAAGATCCCTACTTTATCGACAAAAAACTCTACCCTAATGTCGATTTTTACTCTGGCATCATCATGAAAGCTATCGGTATCCCGACCAGCATGTTCACCGTCATTTTCGCCTTAGCGCGCACATCAGGCTGGATTGCTCACTGGAAAGAGATGCTGGATCAACCCGATCATAAAATCAGTCGCCCTCGTCAGTTATATACCGGTAAAGATACCCGGGATTTTATCCCCCTGAACGAACGGGAATAA
- the sdhC gene encoding succinate dehydrogenase, cytochrome b556 subunit: MKKQRPVHLDLQTIRFPATAIASILHRISGVIMLFAIGILLWLLNTSLSSSDGFAEVIAMMQAPIVKLMLWGILTALGYHLLAGIRHLVMELGEGEELSAGLMSAKLTFVLAILLSIIAGFWLW, from the coding sequence GTGAAAAAGCAAAGACCTGTCCATCTCGATTTGCAGACAATTCGTTTCCCCGCGACTGCAATCGCTTCCATCCTTCACCGAATTTCCGGCGTTATCATGCTTTTTGCCATTGGCATTCTGCTCTGGTTGCTCAACACTTCGTTGTCATCCAGTGACGGGTTTGCTGAGGTAATCGCTATGATGCAGGCCCCCATCGTTAAATTGATGCTGTGGGGTATTTTGACTGCGCTGGGTTATCACTTGCTGGCAGGAATACGCCATTTAGTGATGGAGTTAGGGGAAGGTGAAGAATTGTCCGCCGGTTTGATGTCCGCCAAGTTGACATTTGTGCTGGCCATTCTGTTATCCATCATTGCGGGGTTCTGGCTATGGTAA
- the sdhD gene encoding succinate dehydrogenase, hydrophobic membrane anchor protein, translating to MVTNAASFGRSGVHDFILIRASAVVLASYVIFLVAYIALNAPLSFVSWQGLFAALPMKIYTLVTLIALLIHTWIGVWQVLTDYIKHTALRGLLQFAFVVAAFSYLAAGLIIVWGV from the coding sequence ATGGTAACCAATGCAGCAAGTTTCGGACGCAGTGGTGTCCATGATTTTATTCTTATCCGTGCCAGTGCTGTGGTTCTGGCTTCCTATGTGATTTTCCTCGTGGCTTATATCGCGCTGAATGCTCCATTGAGCTTTGTCTCTTGGCAGGGGTTATTTGCTGCGCTGCCGATGAAAATTTATACCCTGGTGACCCTGATTGCACTGCTTATCCATACATGGATTGGTGTGTGGCAGGTGCTAACCGATTACATCAAGCACACTGCCTTGCGTGGTCTGCTGCAATTTGCCTTTGTTGTTGCGGCGTTTAGCTATCTTGCCGCCGGTTTAATTATTGTATGGGGTGTTTAA